In Aeromicrobium marinum DSM 15272, one genomic interval encodes:
- the ruvB gene encoding Holliday junction branch migration DNA helicase RuvB: protein MNDEQFDESGVVTAVAGAEDRAFEAALRPRTLTELIGQDRVREQLSLVLDAAIARGSTPDHVLLSGPPGLGKTTLAMIIAHQVAAPLRITSGPAIQHAGDLAAILSGIGEGDVLFIDEIHRMSRPAEELLYMAMEDFRVDVVVGKGPGATAIPLEIPPFTVVGATTRAGLLPGPLRDRFGFTAQLDFYDAADLHRIVRRSADLLALDLSDAAGHEIASRSRGTPRIANRLLRRVRDFAEVRTGGVLDEAAARAALDLYEVDAIGLDRLDRAVLTALCSSFGGGPVGLSTLAVAVGEERETVEEVAEPFLVRLGFLARTPRGRVATPAAWRHLGMAVPAGLDQLTLGTDDPS, encoded by the coding sequence ATGAACGACGAGCAGTTCGACGAGTCCGGCGTCGTCACCGCGGTGGCGGGCGCCGAGGACCGCGCCTTCGAGGCGGCGCTGCGGCCCCGTACCCTCACCGAGCTGATCGGTCAGGACCGGGTCCGCGAACAGCTGTCGTTGGTGCTCGACGCTGCCATCGCCCGCGGCAGCACCCCCGACCACGTGCTGCTGTCCGGCCCGCCGGGGCTGGGCAAGACCACCCTGGCGATGATCATCGCGCACCAGGTGGCGGCCCCGTTGCGGATCACCAGCGGGCCCGCGATCCAGCACGCCGGCGACCTCGCGGCCATCCTGTCGGGCATCGGCGAGGGTGACGTGCTGTTCATCGACGAGATCCACCGGATGTCACGGCCCGCCGAGGAGCTGCTGTACATGGCGATGGAGGACTTCCGTGTCGACGTGGTCGTCGGCAAGGGGCCCGGCGCCACCGCCATCCCGCTGGAGATCCCGCCGTTCACGGTGGTCGGGGCCACCACCCGCGCCGGGCTGCTGCCCGGGCCTCTGCGCGACCGCTTCGGGTTCACCGCCCAGCTCGACTTCTACGACGCGGCCGACCTGCACCGCATCGTGCGCCGATCGGCCGACCTGCTCGCGCTCGACCTCTCCGACGCCGCCGGCCACGAGATCGCCTCCCGCTCGCGCGGGACCCCGCGGATCGCCAACCGGTTGCTGCGCCGGGTCCGTGACTTCGCCGAGGTCAGGACCGGCGGTGTCCTCGACGAGGCCGCGGCCCGGGCCGCCCTCGACCTCTACGAGGTCGACGCCATCGGTCTGGACCGGCTCGACCGCGCCGTGCTGACCGCCCTGTGCTCGAGCTTCGGTGGCGGGCCGGTGGGCCTGTCGACCCTCGCCGTCGCGGTCGGCGAGGAGCGCGAGACCGTCGAGGAGGTCGCCGAGCCCTTCCTGGTCCGATTGGGGTTCCTCGCCCGGACCCCGCGAGGTCGGGTCGCCACGCCGGCGGCGTGGCGGCACCTGGGGATGGCCGTCCCGGCCGGCCTCGACCAGCTGACGCTCGGCACCGACGACCCCTCCTGA
- the yajC gene encoding preprotein translocase subunit YajC: MNEAVANFLPLVLIALVFWLLLVRPARKRQKEFTAVQQAIEPGREIMTASGIFGTVTGVVDDRLQVEIAPGVTIEILRQAVGRVVDDPAEEPYEHRTSDDDVDGRTD; encoded by the coding sequence GTGAACGAAGCAGTGGCCAACTTCCTGCCCCTCGTCCTGATCGCCCTGGTCTTCTGGCTCCTGCTGGTGCGACCGGCTCGCAAGCGGCAGAAGGAGTTCACCGCCGTCCAGCAGGCGATCGAACCGGGCCGCGAGATCATGACCGCCAGCGGGATCTTCGGTACCGTCACCGGCGTCGTCGACGACCGGCTGCAGGTCGAGATCGCACCCGGCGTCACGATCGAGATCCTCCGGCAGGCCGTCGGCCGCGTCGTCGACGACCCGGCCGAGGAACCCTACGAGCACCGGACGAGCGACGACGACGTCGACGGACGCACCGACTGA
- a CDS encoding adenine phosphoribosyltransferase: MSGAARHIERLVRPVPDWPQAGVVFRDISPLLGDATAWAEVVDELSEQIGDLGRIDAVLGVEARGFLLGVAVARTLGVGFIPVRKAGKLPADVVSSSYDLEYGSATIEMHADALEPGARVVVVDDVLATGGTLQATIDLVNRVGAEVLATAVMIEIDGLGGRDLLTGRPCLALHTF; this comes from the coding sequence GTGAGCGGCGCCGCCCGGCACATCGAGCGGCTGGTCCGCCCGGTGCCGGACTGGCCGCAGGCCGGTGTCGTATTCCGCGACATCAGCCCGCTGTTGGGTGACGCCACCGCCTGGGCGGAGGTCGTCGACGAGCTGAGCGAGCAGATCGGCGACCTCGGACGGATCGACGCCGTGCTCGGGGTCGAGGCGCGCGGCTTCCTGCTCGGGGTCGCCGTGGCACGCACCCTCGGGGTCGGGTTCATCCCGGTCCGCAAGGCCGGCAAGCTGCCGGCCGACGTCGTCAGCTCGTCCTACGACCTGGAGTACGGGTCCGCGACGATCGAGATGCACGCGGACGCGCTGGAGCCCGGCGCACGGGTCGTCGTCGTCGACGACGTCCTCGCCACGGGCGGCACGCTGCAGGCCACGATCGACCTGGTCAACCGGGTCGGCGCCGAGGTGCTCGCCACCGCCGTGATGATCGAGATCGACGGACTCGGCGGTCGGGACCTGCTGACCGGCCGGCCCTGTCTCGCGCTGCACACCTTCTGA